DNA sequence from the Fuscovulum ytuae genome:
AGCAGTTGCCCAGCGGGGTTTTCGAGATGATGGGCGACCGGTCCCCGGTCATATCCACGATCCCGCCCCATTGCCGCAGCATCTTGAGGCGCGAAATGATCGGGAATGTCTCGATCAGCGCCCGCAGCGTTTCCTCAATATGATGGAAGCTGCCGCGCTGGGTATAGTTGTTGAACCCGTCCGTGCCACCGCCGATCACCATTTCGCCCTTGTCGGACTGGCTCATATAGCCATGCACGGTGTTGGCCATCACCACGATATCCATGCAGGGCTTGATCGGCTCCGACACCAGCGCCTGCAGCGCCACAGCCTCCACCGGCAGGCGGAACCCGGCCATATCGGCCACCTGCCCCGAATGGCCGGCCACCACGATGCCCAACTTCTTGCAACCGATGAAGCCCTTGGTCGTCTCGACCCCCGTCACCTTGCCGTTTTCCGACCGAACGCCCTTCACCTCGCATTGTTGAATGATGTCCATACCCATGTCGGAACAGGCCCGTGCATAGCCCCACGCCACCGCATCATGCCGCCCGGTGCCCCCGCGCGCCTGCCACAGCGCCCCCAGCACCGGATAGCGCGGCCCGTCGATATTCAGGATCGGGCACAACTCCTTTACGCGCTGCGGCGTGATGAATTCCGTCTGCACCCCTTGCAGGGCATTGGCATGGGCCGTGCGCTGATATCCCCGCACCTCATGATGCGTCTGCGCCAGCATCATCACGCCGCGCGGCGAAAACATCACGTTGTAATTCAGGTCCTGACTCAGCGTCTCATACAGAGAACGCGATTTCTCATAAATCGCGGCACTTGAATCCTGAAGATAGTTCGACCGGATGATGGTGGTGTTGCGGCCCGTGTTGCCGCCCCCCAACCAGCCCTTTTCGATGATCGCCACATTGCGAATGCCGTGGTTCTTGCCAAGGTAATAGGCCGTGGCCAAACCATGCCCGCCAGCCCCCACGATGATGGCATCATATTCCTTCTTGGGCTCTGGCGATTTCCACGCCCGTTCCCACCCGGTGTGATGCCGCAGCGCCTCACGCGCGATGGCGAAAACCGAATAGCGTGTCATGGCAAACCCCCG
Encoded proteins:
- a CDS encoding sarcosine oxidase subunit beta family protein, whose amino-acid sequence is MTRYSVFAIAREALRHHTGWERAWKSPEPKKEYDAIIVGAGGHGLATAYYLGKNHGIRNVAIIEKGWLGGGNTGRNTTIIRSNYLQDSSAAIYEKSRSLYETLSQDLNYNVMFSPRGVMMLAQTHHEVRGYQRTAHANALQGVQTEFITPQRVKELCPILNIDGPRYPVLGALWQARGGTGRHDAVAWGYARACSDMGMDIIQQCEVKGVRSENGKVTGVETTKGFIGCKKLGIVVAGHSGQVADMAGFRLPVEAVALQALVSEPIKPCMDIVVMANTVHGYMSQSDKGEMVIGGGTDGFNNYTQRGSFHHIEETLRALIETFPIISRLKMLRQWGGIVDMTGDRSPIISKTPLGNCFINCGWGTGGFKAIPGSGWAMAELMAKGEPGPLAAEFDMWRFKEGRFIDESVAAGVAH